A DNA window from Streptomyces sp. CA-278952 contains the following coding sequences:
- the ffh gene encoding signal recognition particle protein, whose protein sequence is MFDTLSDRLSATFKNLRGKGRLSEADIDATAREIRIALLEADVALPVVRAFIANVKERARGVEVSQALNPAQQVVKIVNEELVSILGGETRRLRFAKTAPTVIMLAGLQGAGKTTLAGKLGLWLKGQGHSPLLVACDLQRPNAVNQLSVVAERAGVAVYAPEPGNGVGDPVQVAKDSIEFAKAKVHDIVIVDTAGRLGIDQELMRQAADIRDAVSPDEILFVVDAMIGQDAVNTAEAFRDGVGFDGVVLSKLDGDARGGAALSIAHVTGKQVMFASNGEKLEDFDAFHPDRMASRILDMGDLLTLIEQAEKTFSQEEAAAMASKLQSSKGGKDFTLDDFLAQMEQVRKMGSISKLLGMLPGMGQIKDQINNIDERDIDRTAAIIKSMTPKERAEPTLINGSRRARIAKGSGVEVSAVKSLVERFFEARKMMSKMAQGGGMPGMPGMPGMGGGPGRQKKQVKQAKGKRKSGNPMKRKAEEAAAAERREQAAQGGAFGLPAQEDKNFELPDEFKKFM, encoded by the coding sequence GTGTTCGATACTCTCTCCGACCGCCTTAGCGCGACTTTCAAGAACCTCAGGGGCAAGGGCCGCTTGTCCGAGGCGGACATCGACGCCACGGCACGCGAGATCCGTATCGCCCTGCTGGAAGCCGACGTCGCCCTGCCCGTGGTCCGGGCCTTCATCGCCAACGTGAAGGAGCGGGCGCGCGGCGTCGAGGTCTCCCAGGCGCTGAACCCCGCCCAGCAGGTCGTCAAGATCGTCAACGAGGAGCTCGTCTCCATCCTCGGCGGCGAGACCCGGCGGCTGCGGTTCGCCAAGACCGCGCCCACCGTGATCATGCTCGCCGGTCTCCAGGGCGCCGGTAAGACGACGCTGGCCGGAAAGCTCGGCCTCTGGCTCAAGGGCCAGGGCCACTCCCCGCTGCTCGTCGCCTGCGACCTCCAGCGCCCCAACGCCGTCAACCAGCTGAGCGTCGTCGCCGAGCGCGCCGGCGTCGCGGTGTACGCCCCCGAGCCGGGCAACGGCGTCGGCGACCCGGTCCAGGTCGCCAAGGACTCCATCGAGTTCGCCAAGGCCAAGGTCCACGACATCGTCATCGTCGACACCGCCGGCCGCCTCGGCATCGACCAGGAACTGATGCGGCAGGCCGCGGACATCCGCGACGCCGTCAGCCCCGACGAGATCCTCTTCGTCGTCGACGCGATGATCGGCCAGGACGCGGTCAACACCGCCGAGGCCTTCCGCGACGGCGTCGGCTTCGACGGCGTGGTGCTCTCCAAGCTCGACGGCGACGCCCGCGGTGGCGCGGCCCTGTCGATCGCCCACGTCACGGGCAAGCAGGTCATGTTCGCGTCGAACGGCGAGAAGCTGGAGGACTTCGACGCGTTCCACCCGGACCGGATGGCCTCCCGCATCCTCGACATGGGTGACCTGCTCACCCTGATCGAGCAGGCGGAGAAGACGTTCAGCCAGGAAGAGGCCGCCGCAATGGCCTCGAAGCTCCAGTCGAGCAAGGGTGGCAAGGACTTCACCCTCGACGACTTCCTGGCCCAGATGGAGCAGGTCCGCAAGATGGGCTCCATCTCCAAGCTGCTCGGCATGCTGCCCGGCATGGGGCAGATCAAGGACCAGATCAACAACATCGACGAGCGCGACATCGACCGCACCGCCGCGATCATCAAGTCGATGACCCCCAAGGAGCGCGCCGAGCCGACGCTCATCAACGGCTCGCGCCGCGCCCGTATCGCCAAGGGTTCGGGCGTCGAGGTCTCCGCGGTCAAGAGCCTGGTGGAGCGCTTCTTCGAGGCCCGCAAGATGATGTCGAAGATGGCCCAGGGCGGCGGCATGCCCGGGATGCCGGGCATGCCCGGCATGGGCGGCGGCCCCGGCCGTCAGAAGAAGCAGGTCAAGCAGGCCAAGGGCAAGCGCAAGAGCGGCAACCCCATGAAGCGCAAGGCCGAGGAGGCCGCCGCCGCGGAGCGCCGCGAGCAGGCGGCCCAGGGCGGCGCGTTCGGTCTGCCCGCCCAGGAGGACAAGAACTTCGAGCTGCCGGACGAGTTCAAGAAGTTCATGTAA
- a CDS encoding [protein-PII] uridylyltransferase, with protein sequence MTSTEVTTGTEDPGPSGYAAARLRLLQQETRSGPPRRAALARLTDDWLTGLFTAAAARAGVRGAALVAVGGYGRGELSPRSDLDLLLLHDGHADAAALAALADSVWYPVWDLGLALDHSVRTPGEARRTAGEDLKVQLGLLDARPVAGDLGLVASLRTAILADWRNQAPKRLPALHALCQERAERMGELQFLLEPDLKEARGGLRDATALRAVAASWVADAPREGLTEARRTLLDARDALHLTTGRATDRLALQEQDQVAQALGLLDADALLRKVYEAARTVSYATDVTWREVNRVLRARSARPRLRAMLSGGLGSKAAPERTPLADGVVDADGEVVLARAARPERDPVLTLRAAAAAAEAGLPLSRYLVRHLAATAQPLPVPWPPEAREELVTLLGAGEATVGIWEALEAEGIITRLLPDWERVHCRPQRNAVHTWTVDRHLVETAVRASFLTRRVHRPDLLLVAALLHDIGKGWPGDHSVAGEVIARDMATRIGFDTHDVGVIATLVRHHLLLVETATRRDLDDPATVRSVAEAVSSTSTLELLHALTEADALATGPAAWSSWRASLVTDLVGRVAAVLTGELPDEPEEAAPSAEHERLAIEALRTGEPVLALHTRPEEPAEDGEVEPVGVELLIALPDRPGVLPAAAGVLALHRLTVRAADLRAVELPNELGERADLLLLSWRVAAEYGSLPQATRLRADLVRVLDGSLDIRARLAEREAAYPRRRGVKAPPPRVTVAAAGSRRATVIEVRAQDAPGLLHRIGNALEGSAVRVRSAHVSTLGANAVDAFYVTGTDGEPLSQDRAAEVAREVEKALG encoded by the coding sequence GTGACGAGTACCGAAGTGACCACCGGAACCGAAGACCCGGGACCCAGCGGCTACGCGGCGGCCCGGCTGCGCCTCCTCCAGCAGGAGACGCGGTCCGGGCCGCCGCGCCGTGCGGCCCTCGCCCGCCTCACCGACGACTGGCTCACCGGCCTGTTCACCGCCGCCGCGGCACGCGCCGGGGTACGGGGCGCGGCCCTCGTCGCCGTCGGCGGCTACGGCCGCGGCGAGCTCTCCCCGCGCAGCGACCTCGACCTGCTCCTCCTGCACGACGGGCACGCCGACGCCGCGGCGCTCGCCGCCCTCGCCGACTCCGTCTGGTACCCGGTCTGGGACCTGGGCCTGGCCCTCGACCACTCCGTACGCACCCCCGGCGAGGCCAGGAGGACCGCGGGCGAGGACCTCAAGGTCCAGCTCGGCCTGCTGGACGCCCGTCCCGTCGCCGGCGACCTCGGCCTCGTCGCCTCCCTGCGCACCGCGATCCTGGCGGACTGGCGCAACCAGGCCCCCAAGCGTCTCCCCGCCCTCCACGCGCTCTGCCAGGAGCGCGCCGAGCGGATGGGCGAGCTCCAGTTCCTCCTGGAACCCGACCTCAAGGAGGCCCGCGGCGGCCTCCGCGACGCCACCGCCCTGCGCGCCGTGGCCGCCTCCTGGGTCGCCGACGCCCCCCGCGAAGGCCTCACCGAGGCCCGCCGCACCCTCCTGGACGCCCGCGACGCCCTCCACCTCACCACCGGGCGCGCCACCGACCGCCTCGCCCTCCAGGAACAGGACCAGGTCGCCCAGGCACTCGGCCTCCTCGACGCCGACGCCCTGCTCCGCAAGGTCTACGAGGCCGCCCGCACCGTCTCGTACGCCACCGACGTCACCTGGCGCGAGGTCAACCGGGTCCTGCGCGCCCGCTCCGCCCGCCCGAGGCTCCGCGCCATGCTCAGCGGCGGGCTCGGCTCCAAGGCCGCCCCCGAGCGCACCCCGCTCGCCGATGGCGTGGTGGACGCGGACGGCGAAGTGGTCCTCGCCCGCGCCGCCCGCCCCGAACGCGACCCGGTCCTGACCCTGCGCGCCGCCGCTGCCGCCGCCGAGGCCGGGCTCCCGCTCTCCCGCTACCTCGTACGCCACCTGGCGGCCACCGCCCAGCCGCTGCCGGTCCCCTGGCCCCCCGAGGCCCGCGAGGAACTCGTCACCCTGCTCGGCGCCGGAGAGGCCACCGTCGGCATCTGGGAGGCGCTCGAAGCGGAAGGGATCATCACCCGGCTGCTGCCCGACTGGGAACGCGTCCACTGCCGCCCCCAGCGCAACGCCGTCCACACCTGGACCGTCGACCGGCACCTCGTGGAGACCGCCGTCCGCGCCTCCTTCCTCACCCGCCGCGTCCACCGCCCCGACCTCCTCCTGGTCGCGGCCCTCCTGCACGACATCGGCAAGGGCTGGCCCGGCGACCACTCCGTGGCCGGCGAGGTCATCGCCCGGGACATGGCCACCCGCATCGGCTTCGACACCCACGACGTGGGCGTCATCGCCACCCTCGTACGCCACCATCTGCTGCTCGTCGAGACCGCCACCCGACGCGACCTCGACGACCCCGCCACCGTGCGGTCGGTCGCCGAAGCCGTCTCCAGCACCTCCACGCTGGAACTGCTGCACGCCCTCACCGAGGCCGACGCGCTCGCCACCGGGCCCGCAGCCTGGAGCTCCTGGCGCGCCTCCCTCGTCACCGACCTCGTCGGACGCGTCGCCGCCGTCCTCACCGGAGAGCTTCCCGACGAGCCCGAGGAGGCCGCGCCCAGCGCCGAGCACGAACGCCTCGCCATCGAGGCCCTGCGCACCGGCGAACCCGTCCTCGCCCTGCACACCCGGCCCGAGGAACCCGCCGAGGACGGCGAAGTGGAACCCGTCGGCGTCGAACTCCTCATCGCCCTGCCCGACCGCCCCGGCGTCCTGCCCGCCGCCGCCGGGGTCCTCGCCCTGCACCGCCTCACCGTGCGCGCCGCCGACCTGCGCGCGGTGGAGCTCCCCAACGAGCTGGGGGAGCGGGCGGACCTGCTGCTGCTCAGCTGGCGGGTCGCCGCCGAGTACGGGTCCCTCCCGCAGGCCACCCGCCTCCGCGCCGACCTCGTACGCGTCCTCGACGGCTCCCTGGACATCCGCGCCCGCCTCGCCGAGCGCGAGGCCGCCTACCCGCGCCGGCGCGGCGTGAAGGCCCCGCCGCCCCGGGTGACCGTGGCCGCCGCCGGCTCCCGCCGCGCCACCGTCATCGAGGTCCGCGCCCAGGACGCCCCGGGCCTGCTCCACCGGATCGGCAACGCCCTGGAAGGCAGCGCGGTACGGGTGCGCAGCGCCCATGTCTCCACCCTCGGCGCCAACGCCGTCGACGCCTTCTACGTCACCGGGACCGACGGTGAACCACTGTCCCAGGACCGGGCCGCCGAGGTCGCCCGGGAGGTCGAGAAGGCCCTGGGCTGA
- a CDS encoding P-II family nitrogen regulator has product MKLITAVVKPHRLDEIKEALQAFGVQGLTVTEASGYGRQRGHTEVYRGAEYTVDLVPKIRIEVLVEDEDSEQLIEVVVKAARTGKIGDGKVWSVPVETAVRVRTGERGPDAL; this is encoded by the coding sequence ATGAAGCTCATCACCGCGGTCGTGAAGCCCCACCGGCTGGACGAGATCAAGGAGGCCCTCCAGGCCTTCGGCGTCCAGGGGCTCACCGTCACGGAAGCCAGCGGTTACGGGCGGCAGCGCGGCCACACCGAGGTCTACCGGGGCGCCGAGTACACCGTCGACCTGGTCCCCAAGATCCGCATCGAGGTCCTCGTCGAGGACGAGGACTCCGAACAGCTCATCGAGGTCGTCGTCAAGGCCGCCCGTACCGGCAAGATCGGTGACGGGAAGGTCTGGAGCGTCCCGGTCGAGACCGCCGTCCGCGTACGGACCGGCGAGCGCGGCCCGGACGCCCTCTGA
- a CDS encoding ammonium transporter, giving the protein MPPGITTLAADAPELSAANTGFMLICSALVMLMTPGLAFFYGGMVRVKSTLNMLMMSFISLGIVTILWVLYGFSLAFGTDVGSVIGWSSDYVGLSNIGVTELWDGYTIPVYVFAVFQLMFAVLTPALISGALADRVKFTAWAVFIVLWVTVVYFPVAHWVWGAGGWLFEMGVIDFAGGTAVHINAGAAALGVILVIGKRVGFKKDPMRPHSLPLVMLGAALLWFGWFGFNAGSWLGNDDGVGAVMFLNTQVATAAAVLGWLVYEKLRHGSCTTLGAASGAVAGLVAITPAGGSVSPLGAIAVGAIAGVLCAMAVGLKYRFGYDDSLDVVGVHLVGGIIGSLLVGFFATGGVQSDAKGLFYGGGLEQLGKQAIGVVAVLAYSLVVSALIALLLDKTIGMRVSEDDEISGIDQVEHAETAYDFSGAGGGTVSRTTAPATDPTAAPKAKKVDA; this is encoded by the coding sequence ATGCCCCCAGGCATCACGACGCTTGCCGCAGACGCCCCCGAGCTGTCTGCCGCCAACACCGGGTTCATGCTCATCTGCTCGGCCCTGGTGATGCTCATGACCCCCGGCCTGGCCTTCTTCTACGGAGGCATGGTCCGCGTCAAGAGCACCCTCAACATGCTGATGATGAGCTTCATCAGCCTCGGGATCGTCACGATCCTGTGGGTGCTCTACGGATTCAGCCTCGCCTTCGGCACCGACGTCGGCTCGGTCATCGGCTGGAGCTCCGACTACGTCGGCCTCAGCAACATCGGCGTCACCGAACTCTGGGACGGCTACACCATCCCGGTCTACGTCTTCGCCGTCTTCCAGCTGATGTTCGCCGTCCTCACCCCGGCCCTGATCAGCGGCGCCCTCGCCGACCGGGTGAAGTTCACGGCCTGGGCGGTGTTCATCGTCCTGTGGGTCACCGTCGTCTACTTCCCCGTCGCCCACTGGGTCTGGGGCGCCGGCGGCTGGCTCTTCGAGATGGGCGTCATCGACTTCGCCGGCGGCACGGCCGTCCACATCAACGCCGGTGCCGCCGCCCTCGGCGTCATCCTCGTCATCGGCAAGCGCGTCGGCTTCAAGAAGGACCCGATGCGGCCGCACAGCCTGCCGCTCGTCATGCTCGGGGCGGCCCTCCTGTGGTTCGGCTGGTTCGGCTTCAACGCCGGATCCTGGCTCGGCAACGACGACGGCGTCGGCGCGGTCATGTTCCTGAACACCCAGGTCGCCACCGCCGCGGCCGTCCTCGGCTGGCTCGTCTACGAGAAGCTGCGCCACGGCTCCTGCACCACCCTGGGCGCCGCCTCCGGCGCGGTCGCCGGACTCGTCGCCATCACCCCGGCGGGCGGCTCCGTCAGCCCGCTCGGCGCCATCGCGGTCGGCGCCATCGCCGGTGTCCTGTGCGCCATGGCGGTCGGCCTGAAGTACAGGTTCGGCTACGACGACTCCCTGGACGTCGTCGGCGTCCACCTCGTCGGCGGCATCATCGGCTCCCTCCTGGTCGGCTTCTTCGCCACCGGCGGCGTCCAGTCCGACGCCAAGGGCCTCTTCTACGGCGGCGGCCTCGAACAGCTCGGCAAGCAGGCCATCGGCGTCGTCGCCGTCCTCGCGTACTCTCTGGTCGTCTCCGCCCTCATCGCCCTCCTGCTCGACAAGACGATCGGGATGCGGGTCTCCGAGGACGACGAGATCTCCGGCATCGACCAGGTCGAGCACGCCGAGACGGCGTACGACTTCAGCGGCGCCGGCGGCGGCACGGTCTCCCGCACCACCGCCCCCGCGACGGACCCGACGGCAGCACCGAAGGCAAAGAAGGTGGACGCATGA
- the nsdA gene encoding transcriptional repressor NsdA, with the protein MSGSGAGDTDAGKRPNGQLGSWFVRSGWSKGELARQVNRRARQMGALHISTDTSRVRRWLDGEQPREPIPRILSELFSERFGTVVAIEQLGLRTAHQSPSVAGVDLPWAGPQTVALLSEFSRSDLMLARRGFLGSSLALAAGPALIEPMQRWLVPVPAQSPGEPESPAAAHRPSRLSRPELDLLESTTAMFRQWDAQCGGGLRRKAVVGQLHEVTDLLQEPQPGPTAQRLFRCAAELAELAGWMSYDVGLQPTAQKYFVLALHAAKEAGDKPLGSYILSSMSRQMIHLGRPDDALELIHLAQYGSRDCATSRTQAMLYAMEARAYANMGQPSKCKRAVRMAEDTFLDAGLDGEPEPDWIRFFSEAELNGENAHSYRDLAYVAGRSPTYASLAQPVMDKAVELFGEDDEHQRSYALNLIGMATVHLLQREPEQSTVLAARALKIAKKVRSERVNTRLRKTVDTAARDFGDVADVARLTELLHEQLPETAEAV; encoded by the coding sequence GTGAGTGGCAGCGGCGCAGGCGACACGGATGCCGGGAAGCGCCCCAACGGGCAGTTGGGGTCGTGGTTCGTGCGCAGTGGCTGGTCCAAGGGCGAGCTGGCCCGTCAGGTGAACCGGCGGGCGCGGCAGATGGGCGCCCTCCACATCAGCACCGACACCTCCCGGGTGCGGCGCTGGCTCGACGGGGAGCAGCCCCGCGAGCCGATCCCGCGCATCCTCTCCGAGCTGTTCTCGGAGCGCTTCGGCACCGTCGTCGCCATCGAACAGCTCGGTCTGCGCACCGCCCACCAGTCACCCTCGGTGGCCGGAGTCGACCTGCCCTGGGCCGGCCCCCAGACCGTCGCCCTGCTCAGCGAGTTCTCCCGCAGCGACCTGATGCTCGCCCGGCGCGGCTTCCTCGGCAGCTCGCTGGCGCTGGCCGCGGGGCCCGCCCTCATCGAGCCGATGCAGCGCTGGCTGGTGCCCGTCCCCGCCCAGAGCCCCGGCGAGCCGGAGTCCCCGGCCGCCGCCCACCGCCCCTCCCGGCTCTCCCGGCCCGAGCTGGACCTGCTGGAGTCGACCACCGCGATGTTCCGGCAGTGGGACGCCCAGTGCGGCGGCGGACTGCGCCGCAAGGCCGTCGTCGGGCAGCTGCACGAGGTCACCGACCTGCTCCAGGAGCCCCAGCCCGGGCCCACCGCCCAGCGCCTCTTCCGCTGCGCCGCCGAACTGGCCGAGCTGGCGGGCTGGATGAGTTACGACGTCGGCCTCCAGCCCACCGCCCAGAAGTACTTCGTGCTCGCCCTGCACGCCGCCAAGGAAGCCGGGGACAAGCCGCTCGGCAGTTACATCCTGTCCAGCATGAGCCGCCAGATGATCCACCTGGGCCGCCCCGACGACGCCCTGGAGCTGATCCACCTCGCGCAGTACGGCAGCCGCGACTGCGCCACCTCCCGTACGCAGGCGATGCTGTATGCGATGGAGGCCCGCGCCTACGCCAACATGGGCCAGCCCAGCAAGTGCAAGCGGGCCGTCCGGATGGCCGAGGACACCTTCCTGGACGCGGGTCTCGACGGCGAACCGGAGCCCGACTGGATCCGCTTCTTCTCCGAGGCGGAGCTGAACGGGGAGAACGCCCACTCCTACCGTGACCTCGCCTATGTCGCCGGCCGCAGCCCCACGTACGCCTCGCTCGCCCAGCCCGTCATGGACAAGGCCGTGGAGCTGTTCGGCGAGGACGACGAGCACCAGCGCTCGTACGCGCTCAACCTCATCGGCATGGCCACCGTCCATCTCCTCCAGCGCGAGCCCGAGCAGTCCACCGTGCTCGCCGCCCGCGCCCTGAAGATCGCCAAGAAGGTCCGCTCCGAGCGGGTGAACACCCGCCTGCGCAAGACCGTCGACACCGCTGCCAGGGACTTCGGCGACGTCGCCGACGTCGCCCGGCTCACCGAGCTGCTCCACGAACAGCTGCCGGAGACCGCCGAAGCGGTCTGA
- a CDS encoding bifunctional DNA primase/polymerase, with the protein MGFTIGGIREMRSGARRRHRGTEGTAVAEYTGLWGWAVTPGARAGAGSCSCGESACPAPGAHPLDFAREVPAGTGLDRASDAWAETPGAAMLLPVGRAFDVLEVAEGAGRRALVRMERMGLPSGPVAVTPTGRAQFFVAPGAAAELPELLYRMGWDDAALDLRALGPGSHITAPPSDLGGLGPVRWLRPPLLDTAAAPPQARLLLGTLAYVCHRS; encoded by the coding sequence ATGGGCTTCACGATCGGCGGCATCCGGGAGATGCGGTCCGGTGCGCGGCGACGCCACCGCGGCACCGAGGGCACGGCCGTGGCCGAGTACACAGGGCTGTGGGGCTGGGCGGTGACTCCCGGAGCACGGGCCGGGGCCGGCTCCTGCTCGTGCGGCGAGTCGGCCTGCCCGGCCCCGGGAGCCCACCCGCTGGACTTCGCCCGGGAGGTCCCCGCGGGCACCGGCCTGGACCGCGCGTCGGACGCCTGGGCCGAGACGCCGGGAGCGGCGATGCTGCTGCCCGTGGGCCGCGCCTTCGACGTCCTGGAGGTCGCGGAGGGGGCCGGGCGACGCGCCCTGGTACGGATGGAGCGGATGGGGCTGCCGTCGGGACCGGTCGCGGTGACGCCGACCGGGCGGGCGCAGTTTTTCGTCGCCCCCGGGGCCGCCGCCGAGCTGCCCGAGCTGCTCTACCGGATGGGCTGGGACGACGCGGCCCTCGATCTGCGCGCCCTCGGCCCGGGGTCGCACATCACCGCCCCGCCCTCCGACCTCGGCGGCCTCGGCCCGGTCCGCTGGCTGCGGCCCCCGCTGCTCGACACGGCGGCCGCTCCCCCGCAGGCGCGGCTGCTGCTGGGGACACTGGCGTACGTCTGCCACCGCTCGTAG
- the ftsY gene encoding signal recognition particle-docking protein FtsY, whose amino-acid sequence MELVEIVILAVVIALVAVGLVGGLVVGSRKKKLPPPPPSAPTITPPAEPQVGEEAETPRDEARRTIDEVGLPDATAPAEEAPVAEAPAPPALEVPEPTAGRLVRLRARLARSQNSLGKGLLTLLSRDNLDEDTWEEIEDTLLTADVGVAPTQELVERLRERVRVLGTRTPEDLRTLLREELITLLGPDFDREVRTEGGAETPGVVMVVGVNGTGKTTTTGKLARVLVADGRSVVLGAADTFRAAAADQLQTWGERVGARTVRGPEGGDPASIAYDAVKEGIAEGADVVLIDTAGRLHTKTGLMDELGKVKRVVEKHGPLDEILLVLDATTGQNGLVQARVFAEVVNITGIVLTKLDGTAKGGIVIAVQRELGVPVKLIGLGEGADDLAPFEPGAFVDALIGD is encoded by the coding sequence ATGGAACTCGTCGAAATCGTCATCCTCGCTGTAGTCATCGCCCTGGTCGCTGTCGGCCTGGTCGGCGGGCTCGTGGTCGGCAGCCGCAAGAAGAAGCTGCCGCCCCCGCCGCCGAGCGCGCCGACCATCACTCCTCCCGCCGAACCGCAGGTCGGCGAGGAGGCCGAGACGCCGCGCGACGAAGCGCGGCGCACCATCGACGAAGTCGGTCTCCCGGACGCCACCGCCCCCGCGGAGGAGGCCCCGGTCGCCGAGGCCCCCGCGCCGCCCGCGCTGGAGGTCCCCGAACCCACCGCCGGCCGGCTCGTCCGCCTGCGGGCCCGGCTCGCCCGCTCGCAGAACTCGCTGGGCAAGGGGCTCCTCACCCTGCTCTCCCGCGACAACCTCGACGAGGACACCTGGGAGGAGATCGAGGACACCCTCCTCACCGCCGACGTCGGCGTCGCCCCCACCCAGGAACTGGTCGAGCGGCTCCGTGAGCGCGTCCGGGTGCTCGGCACCCGCACCCCCGAGGACCTGCGCACCCTGCTCCGCGAAGAGCTGATCACGCTGCTCGGCCCGGACTTCGACCGCGAGGTCAGGACCGAGGGCGGCGCCGAGACCCCCGGCGTCGTCATGGTCGTCGGTGTCAACGGCACCGGCAAGACCACCACCACCGGCAAGCTGGCCCGGGTGCTCGTCGCCGACGGCCGCAGCGTGGTGCTCGGCGCGGCCGACACTTTCCGCGCCGCCGCCGCCGACCAGCTCCAGACCTGGGGCGAGCGGGTCGGCGCGCGCACGGTCCGCGGGCCCGAGGGCGGCGACCCGGCGTCGATCGCCTACGACGCGGTCAAGGAAGGCATCGCCGAGGGCGCGGACGTCGTCCTCATCGACACCGCGGGGCGGCTGCACACCAAGACCGGCCTCATGGACGAGCTGGGCAAGGTCAAGCGCGTCGTGGAGAAGCACGGCCCGCTGGACGAGATTCTGCTCGTCCTCGACGCCACCACCGGGCAGAACGGCCTCGTCCAGGCCCGGGTGTTCGCGGAGGTCGTCAACATCACCGGCATCGTCCTCACCAAGCTCGACGGCACCGCCAAGGGCGGCATCGTCATCGCGGTCCAGCGCGAGCTGGGCGTACCGGTGAAGCTGATCGGCCTCGGTGAGGGGGCGGACGACCTCGCCCCGTTCGAGCCGGGCGCCTTCGTGGACGCCCTGATCGGCGACTGA
- a CDS encoding LLM class flavin-dependent oxidoreductase, protein MAFTVVRFNLVDPEAAPVSLSARYRAALEMAAYADEHGVDTVQTEEHHGVANSWLPSPFTFAGAVFGATRRIAVTVSAIIGPLHDPLRLAEDIAVLDLLSAGRLVTVAGIGYRPEEYERAGVEWGRRGRLQDELLETLLAAWTGEPFSYRGRTVRVTPRPYTRPHPMLLVGGSSRAAARRAARLGLPLFPSAHLPELEAYYHERRAVHGTEGFCMMPAERTPLLHVSEDPDRTWAEHGEHLLHEARTYASWQSEDIRSAVRSAATTVAELREEGVYRIVTPDELKALEAESLVLHPLCGGMPVEEGWRSLRLFCEALEKPAAPAR, encoded by the coding sequence ATGGCCTTCACAGTGGTCCGGTTCAATCTCGTCGATCCGGAAGCCGCACCCGTATCGCTCTCGGCCCGCTATCGCGCCGCCCTGGAGATGGCGGCGTACGCGGACGAGCACGGCGTCGACACGGTGCAGACCGAGGAGCACCACGGGGTGGCGAACTCCTGGCTGCCCTCCCCGTTCACCTTCGCCGGGGCGGTCTTCGGCGCCACCCGCCGGATCGCGGTGACCGTCTCGGCGATCATCGGTCCGCTGCACGACCCGTTGCGTCTCGCGGAGGACATCGCGGTGCTGGACCTGCTGAGCGCGGGCCGGCTGGTGACGGTCGCGGGGATCGGCTACCGCCCCGAGGAGTACGAGCGGGCCGGGGTCGAGTGGGGGCGGCGCGGCAGGCTCCAGGACGAGCTGCTGGAGACGCTGCTGGCGGCGTGGACCGGGGAGCCGTTCTCGTACCGGGGCCGTACGGTACGCGTCACCCCACGCCCGTACACACGCCCGCACCCGATGCTGCTGGTCGGCGGCAGCTCACGGGCGGCGGCGCGGCGGGCGGCCCGGCTGGGACTGCCGCTGTTCCCGAGCGCGCATCTGCCGGAGCTGGAGGCGTACTACCACGAGCGGCGCGCGGTCCACGGGACGGAGGGCTTCTGCATGATGCCCGCGGAGCGCACGCCGCTGCTGCACGTGTCCGAGGACCCGGACCGTACGTGGGCGGAGCACGGCGAGCACCTGCTGCACGAGGCGCGCACCTACGCCTCCTGGCAGTCCGAGGACATCCGCTCGGCCGTCCGCTCGGCGGCGACGACGGTGGCGGAGCTGCGCGAGGAGGGGGTGTACCGCATCGTCACGCCGGACGAGCTGAAGGCCCTGGAGGCGGAGAGCCTGGTGCTGCACCCGCTGTGCGGCGGGATGCCGGTGGAGGAGGGATGGCGCAGCCTGCGGCTGTTCTGCGAAGCCCTGGAAAAGCCGGCGGCCCCGGCTCGGTGA